Part of the Streptomyces europaeiscabiei genome is shown below.
GGCATCCTGCCCATGGTGTCTGTCGGCGATCTCTCCGTCGACGGCGGACTCACCATTCCGGACTGGTCTCTGAGCTGGACGCACGGCGTCCACGTGCAGTACATGCACGACGGCGACCTCGAACGAGCGCTGCACTATCTCCCGACAGTCCAGCGCATCCTCCAGTGGTACGCGAACTACGTCGACGAGCACGGGGTCATCGCGGACGTGGCCGAGTGGAATCTCGTCGACTGGTCCAGCCTGATGCACAGCGGCCGGAGCTCCATCCTGACCGCGCTCTGGGCGAGAAGCCTCTCGGAGTTCGCCGAGATCCACCGGCACGCCGGGAACACGGCTTCGGCCCAGTGGGCGCAGAACCTGTACGAGGCCGCCGCCGTCGGCTTCGAGCAGTTCTGGGACCCTGCGCGAGGGCTGTACGTCGACCACATTGACGATGACACGACCATGTCACCGACCTCACAGGCCGCCAACGCGGTGGCGATCGCATCGGGCCTGGCGCCTCAGGAACGGTGGGACGGCATCATCACGAAGATCACCGACCCTGCACTGTTGGTGGTGCGGTCCTGGGTCGGGTCTGTCGAGACCGGCAGTTACGACTTCGCCAAGATGCGTGAGCAGATGAACGGCCGGCCACAGCCCGACTGGGCCGTCGACAAGGAGATCGTGGCCGCCCAGCCGTTCTTCAGCTACGTCGTTCACGACGCCGCGGCTAAGGCGGGTCGGGCTGATTCGCTGCCGGACCTGTTGCTTCGATGGGAAGACCTCCTCGGCGACTACGACACGTTCGCGGAGTGCTGGGGCTGGGGCACCCCGGTCCACGGTTGGAGCAGCACCCCCGCCCGAGACCTGGTGGCGTACGTGCTGGGCATCACGCCCGACCTTCCCGGCTACCGACGTGCCCGCATCGCGCCCCGGCCGGGACGCCTCACAGAGATCGCGGGCGCCGTCCCGAGTCCCTTCGGACCGATCGAAGTCAGCCTCACCGGATCGAGAGTTCGCATTAATTGCCCGGTTCCGTCCCGATTCGTTCGGCCCGACGGTCAAGAGATCGAACTTCCCGCGGGCACCCACGAAGTCGGCATGAGCGAAGGCGCACATGAGGTGTAGCCGCGCGTCGTCAGGCCAGAGCGGCACGGCGCTCTGGTGTAGACCGCGGGGCTGCCCCTGACCGTCTGAAGTCTGCACAGATCAGCCAGTCATTCGGGAGGACATGTGGGCCGGCCGAGCGTCAAGGACGTCGCCCTTCGCGCAGGGGTCTCGCTGGGCACTGTCTCCAATGTGCTCAACCAGACCAAGGTAGTGCGAGCGGAAACGCGGCGCCGTGTCGAAGCAGCGATCGCCGAACTCGGATTCGTCCGCAACGACTCGGCGCGTCAGTTGCGCGCGGGAGTCAGTTGCACGATCGCATACGTCACCCTCGACGTCGGGAACCCGCTCTTCACCGATGTGGCGCGCGGCATCGACGACATCGGCCGACGCCATGGTCTCGCTGTGTACCTGTGTGACAGCCGGGACGATCCTGAACGTGAGGATGACTACATCGATCAGTTCTGGGAGCAGAGCATCCGCGGGATCTGCCTCACGCCGGTCAACCCCGACAACCCGCGGCTGCGCCTGCTCGCTGACAGCGGTGTCAGCCTCGTGATGGTCGACCGGGTACCCCGTGAGGAACCGATACGGTGGTGCTCGGTCGGCGTGGACGATGTTCGCGGCGGTGAGCTGGCCGTCACCCATCTTTTGGAACGAGGCCATCGACGCATCGCCTTTGTCGCGGGGCCCATGCACATACCCGAGGTTGCTGACCGGCTTCGGGGAGCGCAACAGGCAACGCAAGCGTTCGGAGCGGATGCAAAATCCCTCACAACTGTGGGCACCGACGACATGACGGTCGACGAGGGTAGACGGGCGGCGGCCCGCGTGCTCGGCCAAGCGAAGGCTACGCGGCCGACGGCGGCGTTCTGCGCGAACGATCTACTCGCCCTCGGGTTCCTGCAGCACGTGATGCAGCAAGGGCTGCGCGTCCCCGACGACATCGCAATCGTCGGATACGACGACATCGCCTTCGCTTCGGCCGCGGCAGTGCCGTTGACGTCTGTCCGGCAACCCCGACACCTGATCGGTCGGACCGCGGCCGAGCTTCTTCTCGAGGAGTCGGGTCGGAATGCCTACCACGAGCACCGGCATGTCCAGTTCCCCCCTGACCTTGTGGTCCGTCAATCCAGCGGTAGCGGGTGATGGCAACGGACTGTTCCGCCACTTCGTCACGCCCGGGCCGGAGCGTGAACCCGGGATCCGGGTGGCCGAGCTGGCGGGCCAGGGAGACCACCTACTCGATGGCCTCCAACTGCTTGGATGAGTCGTCCGGTGTTGCAGCCGTGTACGAGTTGCATCCCGAGTTGGCCGCCCGCTCCGATCGCGGCGAGGACGTGGTAGAGCTCCGGCCGAGCTGCGCGTACGGCCAGGGGTGCGGGTGCCAGCGGCAGCGACGCCTTCGACGCGGTCTTCGCGTAGCCATAGGCCCGAGCGGCCGGGGCACAGCCCGATCCTCGCTCAAAGGCGCAGAGGTGCCGCCGCACCCCCTCGTGACCCACATACGTACAGGTCAAACGGGGTGTGGCGGCATACCGTCATTCAGATGTCGCGGAAGAGACCAGCCGATATCGCCTCGACTTCGCTGGAGTCGAGGCGATATCGGCCATCTGACGTCAGACGCGACAAGGGGCCGCGCGCGGTGGGCGTGGTCCCTTGTCGTGGGTCTGTGGGTTAGGGATGGTCGATCACGGTGCGGGAGGCGTTGGCGAGGTCGGTGGGGACTTTGGTGTGTGTTTGGCAGTTGGCGTTGGGGCCGGTGGTTTTGGGGGTGTCGGGGTAGGCGCAGATGGTTCGCTGGACGCCCGCGACGGTGTCGTTCTGGTTGAAGGACTCCGGCGCTTTTCCGTGTTCGGTCCAGGTTTGGAGGGCGTCGAGGAGCTGGGACATGGCGGGGGTTGTGCCGGTGAGGGCTGGGGGTTCGTGGCCGACGTTGGGGAAGTAGAAGGTGCGCACGAAGGAGCGGGTGTTGTGGACGCCGTATCGGTCGAAGAGGCGTTGCTGGTAGTTGTAGGAGCCGAAGGGCACGATGAGGGGGTCGTTGGTGGGGACGTAGTAGAGGATTTTGCCCTTGTTGTGGCGGACGTCGGTCAGGTCGGTGCTGTCGGTCGAGGCGGTTCCGGCGAACTTGCGGTAGGCGGCTTGGAAGGTCTGGGGGAAGTTGTCGGTGGTGAGGTGGGAGCGCCAGTTGTAGGTGGCGTCCTGCTTGAGCCAGTGGCGGAGCCAGGTGTCGATCATCGGGCTCATGTTGTTGCCGCCGGGCAGGAGTGTGGAGAAGGAGGTTCCGCGGGTGATGCCGCCCCACAGGCGGTTGCCGTGTGTGTCGCGGGGGCCGTCCCAGATGAGGTTGACGGCCTTGGCCTCTTGAGGGGTGAGGCTGTTGACGTTTCGGGCGTCGAAGGTGCAGCGGCGGGGTTCTGCGATGACGCCGTCTTTCACGCCGTCCTGGGTGTCGCAGGCGGTGACGGCGGCGGCGTTCGCGGCGTCGCTTTTGGCAGGTGCCAGGCCTTTTGCGCCGAGCAGTTCGTTGACGACGATGGCGGGCCAGGCTTCTGCGACGGGGAAGCGGTTCCAGTTGATGGCGGGGAAGCCGATGAGGAAGCCGTCGTAGAGGTCGCCGTGTTTCTGGGCCATCTGCCAGCCCTGCCGGCCGCCGGTTGATGCGCCGACCCAGTAGTTCCTGCGGGCGTCTTCGCCGTAGTAGGTCTTGGTGAGTTTGAGGGCCCAGGTGGTCTGGGCGTGTTCGCTGCGGTCGATGAAGTCCTTGACCTGTGAGGTCAGGAGTTTGCCGCGTGGGTCGAGGACGAAGCCGCCGCCGATCAGGCCGCAGTCCGGCTGGGCGTTGGTCAGACCGGTCTTGGGGTTGGTGGCGTTGCACCAGGCCTGGTTGTGACCGGTGTCGGTGTTGGAGCCGACTTCGCCGCGCTGCAGTGGGAAGGAGAGGTCGGAGATGATGCCCTGGTAGCCGCCGCCGCCGATGTTGAGGACGCGTCCGTTCCAGGCGCCCGACTCGGTTCCGCCCTTGCCGCCGTCGGCGTCGTTGAGGGGGAGCACGACCCGGATGTTGATCGCGCGCGCGGGTGTCAGGTCGACCTGGCAGTGGGCGGGAACGTCCGGTGTTGCGGAGATGACCTTGGACGTCGCCGACTTGACCTCATGCTTGTTCACCAGACCGGAGGCGAGATCGGAACACGCAGCGCTCCGTGCACTGGCGCTGTGGGGCGCGACCAGCGTCCAGAGGGAGACCGACGCCGCGGCCAGGGTGCCGCTGGCCAGCAGCCAGCGAGACCTTCGGCTCCGGTGGGATCGAGGAGGTGTGGATTGCTGCATCAGAGGCCTTTCTGAGATGACTCCACCAAATGAAGACATCTCACTGAGGGGGGAGGGGCCGCCACCGCGCCACGGGGGAGCGTCAGCACGCGGCGGCGGCCCTGGAAGGTCCGGCAGACGGACCGGGGGGCCGACTGCCGGCCGAGGAAGGAGCGCCCGGGCCGCTGGGCCGCTCCGCAGCGGCCCGGGCACTCGGCTCAGCGCAATGCCCCGGTGGTGGTGGGCACTTCGCGGAGACATGTCCCCCCGATCACACCGCCCGCAACCGCGGCACCATCGACCGCGCCAGTGGTGGCGATGAAGGTGCGCCGACTGGGGGTCGGCGGCGAGTCACCGGAGCCGGCGGGGGATAGGACGGCAGACTCAGGGACTTCAGCGGACATGGCTAGGCCTTCGCATCGCGGACGGGTCACGCTCGCGCACAGCGGCACGGCTGGACGCGGGACCGTCGTCGCCGCAAGACCTGGACGATCGTGCGGTTCACAGCCGCGGCCGGTCATGCCCGGCAGTCTGGCATCGCCGGTGAGGCCTGTGGCAGGGAGACTTTTCTCCCCCCATGCTTTCTTTGTCGGAGGCGGCTGAACCTGGGTTCTGGATCACTTTCCGTGCCAGAGCCACGGAGGGTCACCACAACCGCGATCATGAACGGCCGTGGGTGATGTGTTCCTCCAGGACCTGTGGTTCCACCGGGTTGAAGGCGTTGTGCTCGAAAGTGCACTGGTCGACGGCGAGTTGGTGATCGTGCGGGCCCGCGCGTCGGCGGAGCGGGCTGCGTGTCCTGCTTGCTCGACGACGTCGGGCCGAGTGCACAGCCGATACGTACGCCGCCTCGCCGACACCGCAGTCGGCGGTCGTCACGTGGTGATCGAGTTACAGGTCCGGCGGTTCCGCTGCCGCGACCGCGCCTGCCGGCAGGCCACGTTCGCCGAGCAGGTCGACGGGCTGACCTTCCGGCACGGGAGACGAAGCGCCGGGCTGCAGACGGTGCTGCAAAAGGTGGCGGTGATGCTGGCGGGCCGGGCCGGCGCCCGCCTGGCGGACACGCTCGCGGTCCGGGCGAGCCGGTCGACGCTCCTGCGGCTGATACGCCGCCTTCCGGAGCCGGAAGTGCACACACCACGGGTGCTCGGAGTGGACGAGTTCGCCCTGCGCAAGGGACACAACTACGGCACGATCCTGGTAGACATCGACACGCGCCGTCCGGTTGACCTGTTGCCCGACCGGGCCACGGCAACGGTGGCTGCCTGGCTCACCGACCATCCCGGCGTCGAGGTGATATGCCGTGACCGGTCGACCGCTTACGCCGAGGCCGGACGGCTCGGCGCCCCGGATGCAATCCATGTCGCGGACCGGTGGCACATCTGGAAAAACCTGGTGGAAGCCGTCGAGAAGACGGTCATCCAGCACCGCGCCCTGCTGCGCGAGCCGGAGGAAACTCCCCCGGTCCGCGCTGAGCCCCTCGAGAATCCGGCTCTTATGCCGCGTTCCCTGGATGAGCCACGACAGTCAGGCCGTCTGTCCGATCGGGTGCGGGAGCAGCACTCGGCCGTCCATGCCCTGCTGGATGAGGGGCTCGGGCTGCGGCCGATCGCCCGCCGGCTGGGCCTGGCCCGCAACACCGTCCGCCGACTCGCGAATGCGGCCACCGCGGACGAGCTCCTCGTCGGACGGTGGACCGGCAGGACCAGCATCCTCGATCCCTACAGGCCCTACCTGCATCAGCGGTGGGCGGAGGGCTGCACCGTCGCCCGCCGCCTGTTCGAGGAAGTTCGCGAGCGCGGCTATCCCGGTGGCGAGAGCGTCGTGAAGAAGTACGTGCAGCGGCTCCGCGAAGCCTTCCCGCACGACGATCCGCCCCGCAAAGCGCCGTCCGTGCGGGACGTGACCAGCTGGATCACCCGTCGCCCCGACCGCCTCACCGACGACCAGGCCCAGCAGCTCAAGCAGATTCTCGCCCGCTGCCCCGCCCTCGGCAGAACCGCCGAACACGTTCGTCTCTTCGCCGAGTTGATGAACGACCGCCGGGGCCGGGACCTCAGTCAATGGACAGAGCGCGTGCAGGCTGACGACTTGCCCGCCCTGCATGGCTTTGTCACCGGCCTCGGCCAGGATTTCGATGCTGTCGTCGCCGGGCTCAGCCTGCCCTACAGCTCTGGAGCGGTCGAGGGCCACAACAACAAGATCAAGATGCTGAAGCGGCAGATGTTCGGCCGCGCCAACTTCGACCTGCTCCGCAAGCGGGTCCTCCTCGCAGCGTGAGGCCGTTCATGATCGCGGTTGTGGTGACCCTCCGTGGCTCTGGCACGGAAAGTGATCCAGAACCAGAATTCAGGCGTCGCCGAGATTCTTCTCCGGCCGAGCCATGGTGAAGTCTTTTGCGGGGTGGGTGCATTGGGGCACAGCAGGCCAGTGCTTCCCCGGCGATGACGCGCGCGTCACTGGCCAGGCGGCCCTTGAAGATGTGCCAGAGAGCCTGTTTCGGGTGCGAAGGCGCGTACCCCCG
Proteins encoded:
- a CDS encoding LacI family DNA-binding transcriptional regulator gives rise to the protein MHRSASHSGGHVGRPSVKDVALRAGVSLGTVSNVLNQTKVVRAETRRRVEAAIAELGFVRNDSARQLRAGVSCTIAYVTLDVGNPLFTDVARGIDDIGRRHGLAVYLCDSRDDPEREDDYIDQFWEQSIRGICLTPVNPDNPRLRLLADSGVSLVMVDRVPREEPIRWCSVGVDDVRGGELAVTHLLERGHRRIAFVAGPMHIPEVADRLRGAQQATQAFGADAKSLTTVGTDDMTVDEGRRAAARVLGQAKATRPTAAFCANDLLALGFLQHVMQQGLRVPDDIAIVGYDDIAFASAAAVPLTSVRQPRHLIGRTAAELLLEESGRNAYHEHRHVQFPPDLVVRQSSGSG
- a CDS encoding tannase/feruloyl esterase family alpha/beta hydrolase: MNKHEVKSATSKVISATPDVPAHCQVDLTPARAINIRVVLPLNDADGGKGGTESGAWNGRVLNIGGGGYQGIISDLSFPLQRGEVGSNTDTGHNQAWCNATNPKTGLTNAQPDCGLIGGGFVLDPRGKLLTSQVKDFIDRSEHAQTTWALKLTKTYYGEDARRNYWVGASTGGRQGWQMAQKHGDLYDGFLIGFPAINWNRFPVAEAWPAIVVNELLGAKGLAPAKSDAANAAAVTACDTQDGVKDGVIAEPRRCTFDARNVNSLTPQEAKAVNLIWDGPRDTHGNRLWGGITRGTSFSTLLPGGNNMSPMIDTWLRHWLKQDATYNWRSHLTTDNFPQTFQAAYRKFAGTASTDSTDLTDVRHNKGKILYYVPTNDPLIVPFGSYNYQQRLFDRYGVHNTRSFVRTFYFPNVGHEPPALTGTTPAMSQLLDALQTWTEHGKAPESFNQNDTVAGVQRTICAYPDTPKTTGPNANCQTHTKVPTDLANASRTVIDHP
- a CDS encoding ISL3 family transposase; its protein translation is MGDVFLQDLWFHRVEGVVLESALVDGELVIVRARASAERAACPACSTTSGRVHSRYVRRLADTAVGGRHVVIELQVRRFRCRDRACRQATFAEQVDGLTFRHGRRSAGLQTVLQKVAVMLAGRAGARLADTLAVRASRSTLLRLIRRLPEPEVHTPRVLGVDEFALRKGHNYGTILVDIDTRRPVDLLPDRATATVAAWLTDHPGVEVICRDRSTAYAEAGRLGAPDAIHVADRWHIWKNLVEAVEKTVIQHRALLREPEETPPVRAEPLENPALMPRSLDEPRQSGRLSDRVREQHSAVHALLDEGLGLRPIARRLGLARNTVRRLANAATADELLVGRWTGRTSILDPYRPYLHQRWAEGCTVARRLFEEVRERGYPGGESVVKKYVQRLREAFPHDDPPRKAPSVRDVTSWITRRPDRLTDDQAQQLKQILARCPALGRTAEHVRLFAELMNDRRGRDLSQWTERVQADDLPALHGFVTGLGQDFDAVVAGLSLPYSSGAVEGHNNKIKMLKRQMFGRANFDLLRKRVLLAA